Proteins encoded within one genomic window of Conchiformibius steedae:
- a CDS encoding 2-oxoglutarate dehydrogenase E1 component, whose protein sequence is MMDEKLNFSYLFGSNAPYIEELYEQFLSNPDSVDAHWKQYFTDLAAQPGAAVRDVAHRPIQESFANLAKRRNIGAVAGTIDESLLHKQIAVLRLISAYRIQGAGAAKIDPLGLKLPKNIEGLSPEAHGLTEADMAVNFSLGQGDFAGTQKMPLSDIISKLKQTYCGHIGIEYMYIGNREERHWIRNYFERDLSTPRFDAEQKRYILKQITAAETMERYLHTKYVGQKRFSVEGGESAIAGLNYLIQNAGKDGVEEVVIGMAHRGRLNVLVNTLGKKPADLFAEFEGRAEAKLPSGDVKYHMGFSSDIATPHGAMHVTLAFNPSHLEIVNPVVEGSVRAKQRRRGLDGRAQVLPVLIHGDSAFIGLGVNQATFNMSRTRGYTTGGTVHIVINNQIGFTTSDTRDTRSTVYCTDIAKMVEAPVFHVNGDDPEAVCYVVQAALDYRKQFHKDVVIDLVCFRKLGHNEGDDPTLTQPLMYKTIAQHPGTRALYADKLIKEGVVTAQEADGYVQAYRDALDKGEHVEHTRLSDYESKHRVDWRKYQGQDWREHVESGLSASDIQRLTDKFTQVPEGFGLHNTAKRVIEQRKAMATGEQPFDWGMAETVAYASMVTNGTGVRISGEDSGRGTFSHRHAVLHDTKREHQQSDSGTYIPLQHMSDNQARFTVIDSILNEEAVMAYEYGYACSAPDKLLIWEAQFGDFANGAQVAIDQFISSGETKWGRLCGLTTILPHGYDGQGPEHSSARLERWLQLCSEHNMQIVMPSEASQMFHILRRQVLRSYRKPLVIFMSKRLLRFKDSMSPIGAFLEGTTFRPVIGDTVQRADNNSVRRVILCAGQVYYDLAKTRAERGLENDVAIVRVEQLYPFPYAEAEAELAKYPQATEIMWAQEEPKNQGAWYQTRHRLEALAKRGQQVIYAGRPASASPAVGYAAKHNAQLKQLLEDAFEFSGVVAATENVVAPVAPAEPQIRPVAQAAAPAFAPVAEEPEVAETPVEAVEEAHEPEAHESAKAKNSFSDGNFNFVLKAKK, encoded by the coding sequence ATGATGGATGAAAAACTCAATTTTTCTTATTTGTTCGGCTCGAACGCCCCTTATATTGAAGAATTGTACGAACAGTTCTTAAGCAACCCCGATTCGGTGGACGCACATTGGAAACAATATTTTACCGATTTGGCAGCCCAACCGGGCGCGGCAGTGCGCGATGTGGCGCACCGTCCGATTCAAGAATCTTTTGCCAATCTCGCCAAGCGGCGCAATATCGGCGCAGTGGCAGGCACTATTGATGAAAGCCTGCTGCACAAACAGATTGCCGTATTGCGCCTGATTTCTGCCTACCGCATTCAAGGTGCGGGCGCGGCGAAGATTGACCCCTTGGGCTTGAAACTGCCTAAAAATATTGAAGGTTTGTCGCCCGAAGCGCACGGTTTGACTGAAGCGGATATGGCGGTAAACTTCAGCTTGGGGCAGGGCGATTTTGCGGGTACGCAAAAAATGCCTTTGTCCGACATCATCAGCAAACTCAAGCAGACCTACTGCGGTCACATCGGCATTGAGTATATGTACATCGGCAACCGCGAAGAACGCCATTGGATTCGCAATTATTTCGAGCGCGATTTGTCCACTCCCCGTTTTGATGCCGAACAAAAACGCTATATTTTAAAACAAATTACCGCAGCCGAAACCATGGAACGCTATTTGCACACCAAATATGTGGGGCAAAAACGCTTTTCGGTAGAAGGCGGCGAAAGTGCCATTGCGGGCTTGAACTATCTGATTCAAAACGCGGGTAAAGACGGCGTAGAAGAAGTGGTAATCGGCATGGCGCACCGCGGACGTTTGAACGTACTGGTAAACACTTTGGGTAAAAAACCCGCTGATTTGTTTGCCGAATTTGAAGGTCGCGCCGAAGCCAAGCTGCCCAGCGGCGACGTGAAATACCACATGGGCTTCAGTTCCGACATCGCCACCCCGCACGGCGCAATGCACGTTACGCTGGCGTTTAACCCCTCGCACTTGGAAATTGTCAATCCTGTGGTGGAAGGCTCGGTACGCGCCAAGCAGCGCCGCCGCGGTCTGGACGGACGCGCCCAAGTGTTGCCCGTGCTGATTCACGGCGATTCCGCCTTTATCGGTTTGGGCGTAAACCAAGCCACCTTTAATATGTCGCGCACCCGTGGTTACACCACCGGCGGTACCGTACATATCGTGATTAACAACCAAATCGGCTTTACCACGTCCGACACCCGCGATACCCGTTCTACCGTTTACTGTACCGATATTGCCAAAATGGTGGAAGCGCCCGTATTCCATGTAAACGGTGACGACCCCGAAGCCGTGTGCTATGTGGTGCAAGCGGCTTTGGATTACCGCAAGCAGTTCCACAAAGATGTGGTGATTGATTTGGTGTGCTTCCGTAAGCTGGGTCATAACGAGGGCGACGACCCCACTTTGACCCAACCTTTGATGTACAAAACCATCGCCCAACACCCCGGCACCCGCGCCCTGTATGCCGACAAACTGATTAAAGAGGGCGTGGTGACCGCCCAAGAGGCAGACGGTTATGTACAGGCTTACCGCGATGCTTTAGACAAAGGCGAACACGTTGAACACACCCGCTTGAGCGATTACGAAAGCAAGCACCGTGTAGATTGGCGCAAATACCAAGGTCAGGATTGGCGCGAACACGTGGAAAGCGGTTTGTCTGCTTCCGATATTCAGCGTTTGACCGACAAATTTACCCAAGTGCCAGAAGGCTTTGGTTTGCATAATACCGCCAAACGTGTGATTGAACAGCGCAAAGCGATGGCAACAGGCGAACAGCCTTTTGACTGGGGCATGGCGGAAACCGTGGCGTATGCCAGCATGGTGACCAACGGCACAGGCGTGCGTATTTCGGGCGAAGACTCGGGACGCGGCACGTTCTCGCACCGTCACGCTGTGTTGCACGACACCAAGCGCGAACATCAGCAATCCGATAGCGGAACGTATATCCCGCTGCAACATATGTCGGACAACCAAGCCCGCTTTACCGTGATTGATTCCATCTTGAATGAAGAAGCGGTAATGGCTTACGAATACGGCTACGCTTGCTCTGCACCCGATAAGTTGTTGATTTGGGAAGCACAATTTGGCGATTTTGCCAACGGCGCACAGGTTGCCATTGACCAGTTTATTTCTTCGGGCGAAACCAAATGGGGTCGTTTGTGCGGTTTGACCACCATTCTGCCGCACGGTTATGACGGTCAAGGTCCTGAACACTCTTCCGCGCGTTTGGAACGCTGGCTGCAACTGTGTTCCGAACACAATATGCAGATTGTGATGCCGTCTGAAGCTTCGCAAATGTTCCATATTTTGCGCCGTCAGGTATTGCGTTCTTACCGTAAGCCCTTGGTTATCTTTATGTCTAAACGTTTGTTGCGCTTTAAAGATTCCATGAGCCCGATTGGTGCGTTCTTGGAAGGCACAACATTCCGCCCTGTGATTGGCGATACCGTACAACGCGCTGACAATAACAGCGTGCGCCGTGTGATTTTGTGTGCGGGTCAGGTATATTACGATTTGGCGAAAACCCGTGCCGAGCGTGGCTTGGAAAACGATGTGGCGATTGTGCGCGTGGAACAGCTTTATCCCTTCCCCTATGCCGAAGCCGAAGCGGAATTGGCGAAATATCCGCAAGCCACTGAAATCATGTGGGCACAGGAAGAGCCGAAAAATCAAGGTGCTTGGTATCAAACCCGTCACCGTTTGGAAGCCTTGGCAAAACGCGGTCAGCAAGTGATTTATGCAGGTCGTCCTGCCAGCGCATCGCCTGCGGTGGGCTATGCTGCCAAACACAATGCACAGTTGAAACAATTGCTGGAAGATGCGTTTGAATTCAGCGGTGTAGTAGCTGCAACAGAAAATGTGGTTGCGCCCGTTGCCCCTGCCGAACCGCAAATCCGCCCTGTGGCACAAGCGGCTGCGCCTGCTTTTGCCCCTGTGGCTGA